One window from the genome of Microbacterium sulfonylureivorans encodes:
- a CDS encoding SRPBCC family protein, which translates to MADYFTITRTLRAPRELVFEAITRPEHFAVWFGTAAVEVPQESLTMDVRPGGAFRAVMHLPDGNRIDWAGEYQVVEPPSHLAMTLTDQPGDDVGLPVLFDLVEVDGGTELTISQDRSDFSDEQVAATIAGYNAFIDDIEDVLESMQPA; encoded by the coding sequence ATGGCTGACTACTTCACGATCACCCGCACCCTCCGCGCACCGCGCGAGCTCGTCTTCGAGGCGATCACCAGGCCCGAGCATTTCGCGGTGTGGTTCGGCACGGCCGCCGTCGAGGTTCCGCAGGAGTCCCTGACCATGGACGTCCGACCGGGTGGCGCCTTCCGTGCCGTGATGCACCTGCCCGACGGCAACCGGATCGACTGGGCGGGGGAGTACCAGGTCGTCGAGCCGCCGTCGCACCTGGCGATGACGCTCACCGACCAGCCCGGCGACGACGTCGGTCTCCCCGTCCTGTTCGATCTCGTCGAGGTGGACGGCGGGACGGAGCTCACGATCAGTCAGGACCGCTCCGACTTCAGCGACGAGCAGGTCGCGGCCACGATCGCCGGCTACAACGCGTTCATCGACGACATCGAAGACGTGCTCGAGTCGATGCAGCCCGCCTGA